The DNA sequence TTCTTCTGTTGTTGCTTTATCTGTTTCTTCTGTTGTTATTTTATCTGTTGTTGTTTTATCTGTTTCTTCTGTTTTATCTTGTACATCTTTTTGATCATTAGCATCTGTTTGCTCTTTTTCAACTTCTGGAGCTTTATCAGATACATATAAGTCTCTTATAAATCCTTCTTTATCTCCATTTTTAACTTTAACCCAGTTGTCTTGAGTTCCTAATACTTCTACTTTTGTAGATAATCCTAAATTATCTTGTACATCTGACTCTATATGTGCATCTTTTCTTAAATTTACATTTTCAGCTGTTACGTATGCATCCGCACCTTTTACATCAACATATCTAGAAGCTATCCATCCTTCATTTCCATCGTTTAATTGAACTTTGTACCATCCGTCTTGTTCACCGATTATTTTGAATTCTTCACCTGAATAAGCTATTGTTTGAACAGAACCTTGTTCTCTTACTTTTACAGCTACATCGTCTTTAACAACTGCAACTTTATATTCCATATCCTTAAAATTAGATAAATTTATTATATTTTTATCATTTGCATCTTTCTTATCTGTTGCTTTTTCAGTTTTTGCGTCATCTGCATGAGCTATTCCGTTCATCGATAATGCCATAAATGATGCAAACACTGGTACTAATATTTTTCTCTTCATAATGTTTTTCCCTCCAAAAATTAACAATAAGTTTTCTTATGTGTTATTTTCATAGATGAAACCTATGCAGGATAAAATACTAATACACAAGATATATTTTTATTTATTTTATATTTTTAACTTGTAACTTTTTTGTAACGAAAAGTTATAAGTTATATAGTATTCTTATATTAAACAATAGTTAATTATCTTGTATATAATACTTAAACCAAACTTCTTATTTTATCCAAAAATAACTTTAATATACATTTTATATTTATTATATACTAATATTTACAAAAAGTAAACAATTTTACCTATTTTAGCATATATTAGCACATGTTTTTTTGCGTGCTTTTTTTCATGCTATTTTTTTATGCAAAATAAAAGTATGAAGTATAGATTTTAAAATCTATACTTCATACTTTTTCTACATTATATATTATATATTTTTAAACTAAAGATGGAGCTACCTCTTGAGCAGGAGCCTCTGTATACCATCCTCTTAATTTCATTGCATCAGCTATTCTCTTTATAGACATCATATATGCAGCTGTTCTCATTTCTACATTACGATCACCTGCTAATGCCCATATTTCTTCAAAAGCTTTTATCATTAATGCTTTTTGTTTTTCTTGAACTTCTTCGAAAGTCCAGTTGTATCTCATTAAATTTTGTACCCATTCAAAGTAAGAAACAGTAACACCACCACTATTAGCTAGTATATCTGGTACTAATGTAACACCTTTTTCAAATAATATATGATCTGCTTCTGGAGTTGTTGGCCCGTTAGCACCTTCACATACTATTTTAGCTTTTATATCAGCTGCATTAGCAGAAGTTATTTGGTTTTCTAAAGCACAAGGCATTAAAATATCTACTTCTGTAATTATTACACTTTGCTCTACAGGTTCTGCCCCTGGGAATCCTTTTATACATCTATGTTCTTTATTATAAGCCATTAAAGCTTTCATATCTATTCCATTTTCATTATATATAGTTCCTGTATGGTCTTCTACATATATAACCTTTGCTCCAGCTTCATCTATGTACATACCTGCAAAGCTTCCAACATTTCCAAATCCTTGAAGACCTACTGTAACATTTGACACATCTATTCCCTTTTTCTTAGCTGCTTCCATAGCCATTGTAGCAACACCATATCCTGTTGCTTCATTTCTTGCTAAAGATCCGTAGAAATCAACTGGCTTACCAGTGAATACTCCTGGTTGGAACTCCCCTGTAACATTGGCATATTCATCAACCATCCATGCCATTATTTGTCCATTTGTATTAACATCTGGAGCTGGTATATCTTCTTTTTCTCCTATTATTGGAGCTATAGCTCTAGCAAACCCTCTAGATATTCTCTCTAATTCGCCTTGAGAAAACTCTGTAGGATCTATAGCCATACCACCTTTACCACCACCATATGGTATACCTACTACAGAACACTTAAAAGTCATCCATGTAGATAATGCTTTTACCTCGTCCATACAAACTGCTGGATGGAATCTTAATCCACCTTTAAATGGTCCACATGCATTATTATGTTGTGATCTATATCCTGTAAATGTTCTTACAGTCCCATCATCCATCTTAATCGGGAATGATACTTCTAAAACTCTCATTGGATTTTTTAATATTTCGTATACTGCTGGATCAGCCCCTAACTTATCACAAGCAGTCTTCACTTGAGATCTTGCTATCTCTAGAACATTTAAAGTTTTTTCAGCCATTTTAAAAGCCCCCTTAAAAATTTATAATTTTTCTCCCCAAAATCTTTTTGAAAATGTTTTCCCTTTGTTACAGTTTGATTATAACATAGTTTTTTTAGCTTTTGTATATAATTTTTATTAGTTTTTTATTTAACATTTTTTTATCTTATTTATGTTTATATCAACTCTACTTACGTTTATTAACGTAACTTTATATAAAGCATTCATTATATGTTTTTGTAATTTATATATACTTTCAATTCCTTCAAATATATTGATTTCAATTAAAATCTTCACTTCTAATTCTCCGATTTTATCTTTAAATTGAATGTTATTTATCTTACTTATATATTTAATTTTGGATAATTCATAATAAATTATTTCATTTATAGCATTTTGAGTTATATAAAACTTTCCTATATAGCTAAAACTAGGTCTTACTATTGTTTTTTCTACAATAATAGATTCACTATTTCCTCTTTTAAATAACCTTTTTATAGGATTTATACTTAATCCACTTGCAATAGATTTAACCTCTAAAGTTGGCACTGGAATTATATGATTTCCTCTTTCTCTAGATTTCTTTGCAATTTCTATCTCTTCTTGTTTAGATATCTCATTGATATAAATAGTTTTATCTATGCTTCCAAGACCTAATCTTTCTGCAATTTTATTTACCATTTTATCCGAAGTACCAATTACAAGTATTTTATCTATTTTTTCTTCCTTTAACTTTGTTCTTACACACTCTCTATGTTCAATATTTTCAAATATAGCTCTTTTTACAGCTTGTATTTTAGTTTTTGCTTGTTTTGCTGAAACTCCTGCAAGTATTTTATTATTTTTTATTAATATCCCATCATCTACTATATAATTTATGTTATTTTCATAAGCTAATTCTAATGCTTTATAACTTTTACCAGTTCCACTTTCCCCTACTAAAGCAAATTTTTTCATAAAACTTCTCCTAAGTTTATATATTTAAGGCTATAGATATTAATATCTATAGCCTTAAATATATATTATATCAAAACTCTTTATTTCCTTTAATATATAAAAATATGCGTATACTCTATTAAAATTAAACAATTTTTGATAACTAGAAATCTACAAATAACATTTTCATTATTTAACCCTAAATTTTTTCTTCTATATATAGTTTATTATTAATACGTAAATATATTTTTAATTTTTTTAAAATTTCCAATTAAATTTCCTTTATATTTAAATTTTACTAATGTATTAAATATTCGAAATTTGTAACTATATTTATTTTTTCAATTAATCCTAATCATTGTTATGTGATCTTTTTTTTGCTATAATACTAATGAACATACTATTTACATATATTAGGAGGATTTTGAAATGGCTTATAAAATCAATGATGCTTGTATAAGCTGTGGTGCTTGCGAAGCTGAGTGCCCAGTTAGCTGTATATCAGCTGGAGATGACAAATATGTTATAGATGCAGCTGCTTGTGTTGAGTGTGGTGCTTGTAACGGAGTTTGTCCAGTAGATGCTCCACAACCAGAATAATATTTAAATATTATTTATATACAAAAAACTACCTACATTTGTAGGTAGTTTTTTGTATATTGTATACTATTCATTTTCATTCATAAGATATGATAATGTAAATAAACTTTCAGTTAAGTTTACATTTTCAACTATTACATCCTTTGGCACTTCTAAATCTAATGGTGCAAAGTTCCAAATTCCCTTTATACCAACTTTCACAAGTCTGTCTACAACATCTTGTGCCCCATTCTTTGGTATACATAAAATAGCTATATCAATATTATTTTCTGACACGAACTCCTCGATGCTCTCAGAATCTAGTATTTCAAAATCTCTAATTTTTAACCCTATCATTCTTGGATTTGCATCAAATAAAGCTTTTATCTTAAATCCTGCTTTTGTAAATCCTGCATAGTTAGCTATAGCTTGTCCTAGGTTTCCAGCTCCAATTATTATTGAATTATAAGTTCTAGATAAACCTAATATTTTTCCTATCTCATTGTATAATTCTTCAACGTTATATCCGTATCCTTGTTGTCCAAATCCACCGAAGTTATTTAAATCCTGTCTTATCTGAGATGCTGTAAATCCAATTATATCACTAAGTTCTTTAGAAGATATTCTTTGTATATCTTTATCTAATAAATCTCCTAAGTATCTATGATATTTAGGTAATCTTCTTATTACAGCCATAGAAATATTTCTATTACTCATTTTATCACCTCCTATATAGTCATGATCTCTATTTGCCTATAAACTATGCTATTTTTTTAACATAGTACATATATTCTTGATTATATTATACCAAAACATTATAATTTTAGATAGTTTAAAGGAGGTATAAATTTATGATTGTTTTGTCATGTAATAACTTAAATAAAAGTTTTGGAATAGATACTGTATTAGAAAATATTAGTTTTACTGTAAATGAAGGAGATAAAGTCGGAATTATCGGGGTCAACGGAACCGGTAAAACAACTTTATTCAAAGTTCTATCAGGTATATATGGTTATGATAGTGGAGATATATACCTTGGAAAGGGTGTTGAAATTGGATACCTTGAACAAAACACAAACTTTCAATCCGATAAAACCATTTATGAAGAAGTTTTAGAAGTATTTTCTGATTTAATGGAAATGGAAAAATATATAAGAAATTTAGAAATAAAAATTTCTGAAGAAAGTTCAAACCCACAATCTAAGGAATTAGATAAACTTATGAATGAATACTCTCATAAACTTGAATTATTTTCAGAATTAAACGGATACGGGTATAAGTCGGAAGTTAAAGGTATATTAAAAGGCCTAGGTTTTTCTGATGAAGATATGCAAACTCCAATAAATATTTTATCTGGAGGAGAAAAAACTAGAGTACTTCTTTCAAAATTATTACTTAAAAATCCTTCACTTCTGTTATTGGACGAGCCTACTAACCACCTTGACTCAGATGCCATTGAATGGCTTGAAGTTTTCTTAAAACAATACAAAGGAACTGTAATTATTATTTCACATGATAGATATTTCTTAGACCAAGTAGTTAATAGAGTTTTTGAAATTCATAATAAAAGATTAAAAACATACAATGGAAATTATTCTAAGTTTATAGAATTATCCAAGGTTGAGAAAGAATTAGAAGTAAAAAAATATGAAGATCAACAAAAAGAAATTAAAAAGCAAGAAGAGTCTATAGAACGTTTAAAAGCTTATGGTCGGGAAAAACATTTAAAAAGAGCTCGAAGCAAGGAAAAAATGTTAGATAAAGTTGATGTATTAGACAAACCCGATGTATTTAGAAAAAAAGCTAGCATTCAATTTAATCCTGCAGTATCTAGTGGTAACGATGTTTTAGAAGTAAAGGACTTATCTATGGGTTATGGCGAAAGAATACTTTTTAAAGATATAAACTTTAATATATATAGAGGAGAAAAAGTAGCTTTAATAGGAGCTAATGGTATAGGAAAATCTACATTATTTAAAATTATAATGAACGAAATTGTTCCTTTAACAGGTAATACTAAACTAGGTACAAATGTTCATGTGGACTATTTCCATCAAGAACAAAAAACTCTTAACTTAGATAATACAATAATCGATGAGATTTGGAATGATCATCCTAATCTAAATCAAACTACTCTTAGAAATATGCTTGGTTCATTTTTATTTGAAGATGAAGAAGTATTTAAAAAAATCTCTACACTAAGTGGTGGTGAAAGAGCAAGAGTGGCAATATTGAAACTTATATTATCAAACTCTAACTTCTTATTACTAGACGAACCTACAAATCACCTTGATATAGATTCAAAAGAAGTATTAGAAGAAGCTCTTTTAAATTATACAGGGACTTTATTTACAATATCTCATGATAGATATTTTTTAAATACTGTTGTCGATAAAATTTTAGTTTTAGACTCTGAAGGTATTACTGAATACCTAGGAAATTATAACTACTATATGGAAAAGAAAAAACAAGCTTTAGAAATGAATACTGTAGAGACTGTTGAAGAAAAAACAAAAACTCAACTAAAAGATGAAAAGAGAAAAGAAAGAGAACAGAGAGAAATAGAAAAAAAAGCTAGAGTTAGAAGGCAAAATATAGAAAAGGAAATTGAGGAAATCGAGGCTAAGATTGAAGAACTAGATTTACTTATGTGCCAAGAAGATGTTTATTCTAATCCTGAAAAATCTAAGGAAGTTAGTCAAAATAAATCTAATCTTGAAGAAAATTTAAATAATCTATATGAAGAATGGGAACAGCTAATGTAAGCTGTTCCTTTTATTTAGATAATTCTGATTTTTCTATAACAAATTAGTTGCTATATGTGTATTGTTTATATTACCATAGTATAGACATTAAAATTTAGGGGGTGCTTATTTGAATAATATTTTTAATTTAAATGATGAAAATAAGAGATTTTATAAACTATTAATTTCACTTTGTATACCTATAATAATACAAAATCTTATATCAACTTCAGTAAATGTTATAGATACAGTTATGATTAGTAGTTTAGGAGAAACTTCAGTTGCTTCTATAGGAGTAGCTAATCAATTTTTCTTTTTATTTAATATGACTCTATCTGGTTTAACAGGTGGGGCTGGATTATTTATATCTCAATTTTATGGGAAGAACGATACTAATAATATAAAAAAGGTTACAGGTTTGAATGTTTTACTTGGAATAATACTTGGACTGATATTTTTTATACCTGCACTTTTCTTCCCTAAGCTTATAATACACTTTTTCTCTTATGATACTAATGTAATAAAACTTTGTATCGACTACTTTAGCATAATAGCATTTTGTTATCCTTTAATTGCAGTTAGTACTGTTTTTAGTATGGGATCTAGAAGTGTTAGAAATCCTAAATTAGGAATGATTTGTAGTGCAATAGCTCTTATAAGTAATATAATATTAAATTACGGATTAATTTTTGGTAACTTAGGATTACCTGCATTAGGAGTTAAAGGCGCAGCCTTAGCAACTGTTATTGCTAGATTAATTGAATTTTTACTTTTAGTTAGCTATGTTTATGTGTTTAAAAAGAATTATATTTTAAGATTCAATTTAAGTAATTTAAAATCTATAGATAAATCATTTATAAATGCGTTTTTTACTAAAAGTACACCAATATTATTAAATGATTCTGGATGGGCTATAGGAACTGTGTTATATTCTGTAGCATATTCTAAAGCAGGTACTTCTGCTATTGCTGCAAGTCAAATAGCTACAAGTACAGGTAACTTTTTTATAATGACTGCTGTTTGCGTAGCCATAGGAGCTTCTATCATGCTAGGAAATGAACTTGGAGCAGATAATAAAGAAGTTGCTATTGATTATGCTAAAAAGTTTTCTAAGATTGTATTTATTGTAGGTACAATATTAGGCATACTACTTATATTTAATATTCCTATGTTACTTAAAATGTTTAGCGTATCTGATAGTCTAGCTCCTGATATTATTAAGATATTTGTTATTATGGGACTATTAATGGGACTTAAGTCTTTTAATACACTTTTAATTATAGGTGTATTAAGAAGTGGTGGAGATACTAAATACTCTTTATTCTTAGAATTAGGATGTATGTGGTTAGTTTCACTTCCTCTTACTTTTATATTCGCTATTAAAGGAGCTCCTATTTACGTACTTGTTCTTCTTACTTATTCTGAAGAAATTGTAAAATTCATATTTGGTGTTCCTCGAGCTATGTCCAAAAAATGGGTTGCTAATATAGTAAAAGAAATTAATTAAAAAGAGATGCCATTTAAGGCATCTCTTTTTAATCTATTTTTATTAAATTATGGGATTTAGGCTCTAAAGTAATTAATAACTTTTTCTTTATAAATTTATTACCTTCTATCTCAATTTTCTCTTTAACATTTGATCTATTTATTAATACTAAAATTTTATCGGTTTTAATATATCTAATATACCCAAGTATGTTTTGATTTGATAATTTTAAAAATTTAGTTTCTCCACTTGATAGTAACTTATTATTTTTTCTTTCCTTAATTATTTTTTTATAAAAATTTAATATATCTTTATCTTCATTTTCCCAAGGATATGTTCTTCGATTATCAGGATCTGTTTCTCCTATTAATCCTGCTTCATCTCCATAGTAAACATATGGTACTCCCTCAAATGTCATTTGAATAAATACAGCTAATTTAAGAAGTTCTTTTTCTTCATTTAACTCAGTTAAAATTCTTCTTGTATCATGTGTCCCTAATAAATTCAAATTGGATTTAAATGCATCCTTAGGGTAATTTTCTTTTATTGTCATAAATCTATTATATACATCCTGTGAATTTACATTTCCTTTCAAAAAATCCACCACTATATTTTTAAATACATACCCGGTTACACCATTTAATTGATTTCCTAAAAAGTATTTACGCCTTTCATTATAGCTAATTTTATTAGATGCATCTTCCCATACCTCTCCTATAATAACAGACTCATTATCTATATTTAATGTCTCTTTTTTTAAAGCTTCTAAAAATTTAGAAGGAAGCTCATCTACTACATCAAGTCTCCATCCTTTAACTCCATAGTTCATCCACTTCTTTATTACACTATCTTTATCTCTTATAATATAGTCCATATAAGAATTTTCCGTTTCATTTACATTTGGTAGTGATTTAACTCCCCACCAACAATCATATTCATTTGGATGGTCTTTAAAATTATACCATGAAAAGAACTTAGAATTTTTAGATTGATAAGCACCCAAAGAATCATAATTTCCATATTTATTAAAATAAATACTATCATCTCCAGTATGACTAAATACGCCATCTAAAATAATATTTATTCCTTTTTTACTTGCCTTATATATTAATTCTTTAAATATTTCTTCATCACCAAACATAGGATCAATAGTTTTATAATCTCCTGTATCATATTTATGATTACTTTGAGATTTAAATATAGGACTTAAGTATATTACAGTTACACCTAGACCCTTTAGATAGTTCAGTTTACTAATAATTCCTTTTAAATTTCCACCATGAAAATCCCATCTTATAACTTCATTTTCTTTATTTTTTATATACATAGGAGTATCTTCCCAATTTGCATATATAAAACTATTTTTTTTAGGATTATTTATTTTACCAGTTCTATTAAATCTATCAACAAATATATGATATAGTATACCTTCCTTAAACCATTTCGGACTTTCTGTTTTTCTACTAACTGTAATTTGATATTTATTTATATAATTTATGTCATAGTATTCTACACATTCTCCACAATCATAACTTTTCCCATAGTATTTTACATCTAGAGTTTCTCCTTCTATGGACTTAAAGTAATAAAAATAAATATTTTCTTTTTCAAATTTATATTTATCTATAGTAAAAATACCATTTGATTTATTTTCCATTTTTATTTCTTTTTTTATATCTTCATTAGTTT is a window from the Paraclostridium sordellii genome containing:
- a CDS encoding C40 family peptidase, which codes for MKRKILVPVFASFMALSMNGIAHADDAKTEKATDKKDANDKNIINLSNFKDMEYKVAVVKDDVAVKVREQGSVQTIAYSGEEFKIIGEQDGWYKVQLNDGNEGWIASRYVDVKGADAYVTAENVNLRKDAHIESDVQDNLGLSTKVEVLGTQDNWVKVKNGDKEGFIRDLYVSDKAPEVEKEQTDANDQKDVQDKTEETDKTTTDKITTEETDKATTEETDKATTEETDKATTEETDKTTTDKINSDVVNNNNNDTDVEKPVQKPVEKPAEKPAPPVNNTNAASAVVNMAYSKLGSPYVWGAEGPNTFDCSGLTSYVFRNAAGVSLPRTSGSQYGVGTSVSKANLQPGDLVFFATGGGGISHVGIYVGGGQMIHAPQTGDVVKVSNINSSYWQNAYVGAKRVL
- a CDS encoding Glu/Leu/Phe/Val family dehydrogenase — its product is MAEKTLNVLEIARSQVKTACDKLGADPAVYEILKNPMRVLEVSFPIKMDDGTVRTFTGYRSQHNNACGPFKGGLRFHPAVCMDEVKALSTWMTFKCSVVGIPYGGGKGGMAIDPTEFSQGELERISRGFARAIAPIIGEKEDIPAPDVNTNGQIMAWMVDEYANVTGEFQPGVFTGKPVDFYGSLARNEATGYGVATMAMEAAKKKGIDVSNVTVGLQGFGNVGSFAGMYIDEAGAKVIYVEDHTGTIYNENGIDMKALMAYNKEHRCIKGFPGAEPVEQSVIITEVDILMPCALENQITSANAADIKAKIVCEGANGPTTPEADHILFEKGVTLVPDILANSGGVTVSYFEWVQNLMRYNWTFEEVQEKQKALMIKAFEEIWALAGDRNVEMRTAAYMMSIKRIADAMKLRGWYTEAPAQEVAPSLV
- a CDS encoding ATP-binding protein — its product is MKKFALVGESGTGKSYKALELAYENNINYIVDDGILIKNNKILAGVSAKQAKTKIQAVKRAIFENIEHRECVRTKLKEEKIDKILVIGTSDKMVNKIAERLGLGSIDKTIYINEISKQEEIEIAKKSRERGNHIIPVPTLEVKSIASGLSINPIKRLFKRGNSESIIVEKTIVRPSFSYIGKFYITQNAINEIIYYELSKIKYISKINNIQFKDKIGELEVKILIEINIFEGIESIYKLQKHIMNALYKVTLINVSRVDININKIKKC
- a CDS encoding DUF362 domain-containing protein, producing the protein MAYKINDACISCGACEAECPVSCISAGDDKYVIDAAACVECGACNGVCPVDAPQPE
- a CDS encoding redox-sensing transcriptional repressor Rex, translated to MSNRNISMAVIRRLPKYHRYLGDLLDKDIQRISSKELSDIIGFTASQIRQDLNNFGGFGQQGYGYNVEELYNEIGKILGLSRTYNSIIIGAGNLGQAIANYAGFTKAGFKIKALFDANPRMIGLKIRDFEILDSESIEEFVSENNIDIAILCIPKNGAQDVVDRLVKVGIKGIWNFAPLDLEVPKDVIVENVNLTESLFTLSYLMNENE
- a CDS encoding ABC-F family ATP-binding cassette domain-containing protein is translated as MIVLSCNNLNKSFGIDTVLENISFTVNEGDKVGIIGVNGTGKTTLFKVLSGIYGYDSGDIYLGKGVEIGYLEQNTNFQSDKTIYEEVLEVFSDLMEMEKYIRNLEIKISEESSNPQSKELDKLMNEYSHKLELFSELNGYGYKSEVKGILKGLGFSDEDMQTPINILSGGEKTRVLLSKLLLKNPSLLLLDEPTNHLDSDAIEWLEVFLKQYKGTVIIISHDRYFLDQVVNRVFEIHNKRLKTYNGNYSKFIELSKVEKELEVKKYEDQQKEIKKQEESIERLKAYGREKHLKRARSKEKMLDKVDVLDKPDVFRKKASIQFNPAVSSGNDVLEVKDLSMGYGERILFKDINFNIYRGEKVALIGANGIGKSTLFKIIMNEIVPLTGNTKLGTNVHVDYFHQEQKTLNLDNTIIDEIWNDHPNLNQTTLRNMLGSFLFEDEEVFKKISTLSGGERARVAILKLILSNSNFLLLDEPTNHLDIDSKEVLEEALLNYTGTLFTISHDRYFLNTVVDKILVLDSEGITEYLGNYNYYMEKKKQALEMNTVETVEEKTKTQLKDEKRKEREQREIEKKARVRRQNIEKEIEEIEAKIEELDLLMCQEDVYSNPEKSKEVSQNKSNLEENLNNLYEEWEQLM
- a CDS encoding MATE family efflux transporter encodes the protein MNNIFNLNDENKRFYKLLISLCIPIIIQNLISTSVNVIDTVMISSLGETSVASIGVANQFFFLFNMTLSGLTGGAGLFISQFYGKNDTNNIKKVTGLNVLLGIILGLIFFIPALFFPKLIIHFFSYDTNVIKLCIDYFSIIAFCYPLIAVSTVFSMGSRSVRNPKLGMICSAIALISNIILNYGLIFGNLGLPALGVKGAALATVIARLIEFLLLVSYVYVFKKNYILRFNLSNLKSIDKSFINAFFTKSTPILLNDSGWAIGTVLYSVAYSKAGTSAIAASQIATSTGNFFIMTAVCVAIGASIMLGNELGADNKEVAIDYAKKFSKIVFIVGTILGILLIFNIPMLLKMFSVSDSLAPDIIKIFVIMGLLMGLKSFNTLLIIGVLRSGGDTKYSLFLELGCMWLVSLPLTFIFAIKGAPIYVLVLLTYSEEIVKFIFGVPRAMSKKWVANIVKEIN
- a CDS encoding glycoside hydrolase family 13 protein, encoding MSIIYDSWMESHKKPFGALEIGEDININIEAISDVKEIYLILETNEDIKKEIKMENKSNGIFTIDKYKFEKENIYFYYFKSIEGETLDVKYYGKSYDCGECVEYYDINYINKYQITVSRKTESPKWFKEGILYHIFVDRFNRTGKINNPKKNSFIYANWEDTPMYIKNKENEVIRWDFHGGNLKGIISKLNYLKGLGVTVIYLSPIFKSQSNHKYDTGDYKTIDPMFGDEEIFKELIYKASKKGINIILDGVFSHTGDDSIYFNKYGNYDSLGAYQSKNSKFFSWYNFKDHPNEYDCWWGVKSLPNVNETENSYMDYIIRDKDSVIKKWMNYGVKGWRLDVVDELPSKFLEALKKETLNIDNESVIIGEVWEDASNKISYNERRKYFLGNQLNGVTGYVFKNIVVDFLKGNVNSQDVYNRFMTIKENYPKDAFKSNLNLLGTHDTRRILTELNEEKELLKLAVFIQMTFEGVPYVYYGDEAGLIGETDPDNRRTYPWENEDKDILNFYKKIIKERKNNKLLSSGETKFLKLSNQNILGYIRYIKTDKILVLINRSNVKEKIEIEGNKFIKKKLLITLEPKSHNLIKID